CTGTAACAGGATAACCTTCTGTTATACTATCAACTATTTTTTGTCCGTTTAATGTCACTTTATTCATACTATTCTATGTATTATTGATATATTTATTTGACTTTTAGTTCTTTACATCTATAAAGGTAATCGTTATTGACAAGTTTTACAAACAGAAACTTCGCCTTTTTAACGCCATTTTACCCAGTCTTTTTCTTCAATAATTCAAGTATGTTTTCATATTACGTAAATAAACTAAGTTGGGTTGTAAATTCGGGTTTATAAATTCTAAACTTACGGCTAAAGAAAGTCTCAAAGGCTGTTACAATTTCAGAGATGGTATTATCAGTAATGCCTAACAACTTGTCATCGGCAACTATAAGGGACAAAGCCTTGTCAAGAGTCATCCTCTTCTCAATAAACAGGGAATATACCAAATATCTATGAGTGTATTCTCCTGCCTTGAGTGACGCTACTTCTTCAGGTGTAGCCTTTCTCTTGTATAGCACTTTGTACCAGTGCGTTTCAGCAGTACGAGCACGCTTTTGTCTCGGTAACAAGTCATAAAACACAGCTATTTCATTCTTCTTAATAGACTTGTGTTTTTTACGAACTCCATACATTACGTAGGGAATATCCCAATCTGGATGGGTTCTTCGATATTCAAGCTCTTTCTCCCGGTCAATAAGGTCTTGCTCAAAGTCTTGTTTCATCAACCATTCTTTGAACCAGGCAGCAAGTGCTTCTTCTCGATCATAATAATCTTTTCCATTTACACATATGGGAATCATAATAACCCTTTTTGTTGCATTTCACGTTTAAATCTTTCCTCTAAATCAAAAATGTTTTCTCCACTATTACGCCGATAAGGTCTATCAGTATTTAACTGAAGTTCTTTCAACTTTTTCCAATACCATGGAAGATACAAATACATATTCTTCAACTCCTTCAAGTTCTTATTTCCACAACACCAGCAGCTCACACGATCAAGTAGCTCATATAGCCTTACTCCATCCTCATGCCAAACAAAGCCTTTTGTGTAACAATACTGGAGTGCATCTGCTTCAGTAATGCCCCAATCACGAAGTGGTAAAACCCGATTGGGTCGTTTTTCCTTTTCAAAGCGATGGGTCTCATCGGCAGCAATACCGACATAATCAATTCCGTCTTTTGTGTGAGTTTTCAATGCACGAAGTTTTTCACTCGTTCCCCACCGACATGTTCCCCCACACCAACTATATCCTTTTTTATGGATAATATTGGTCCCTCTTTTCTTAACCGGCCTTTCAAACATTGTCCAAAGAAAAGGTTGCTCCGGATGTAGTTCTGTATATTTAATGCCAAGTTTTTTAAGAATTGGAAGAACAGCATCACGAGTGTTATAGATTGCCTGAAATTCCATACCTGTATCATAGAAAACGACTTCATCCAACTGATATCCTTTATCTATTAGCATGAAAAGCATTGCCAAGGAATCCTTTCCAAAGCTGACTGAAGCATAATATTTCATACAAAAAATTTAATAGACAAGTCACTTTTTCTTCTTTGCCCTCTGATTATTAATCTGTGACATACACATACGGCACCAGGAAGTCAACAAATGATATTCCTTACCTTTTCTCACCACTATACGATTGTAGAACCGGTTCAAGTAGAAGTAATTTCCGCAATGGGTACATCTTTTCATTTCACGTCCTGAATCATCTATAATCCGATTACGCGGCTTACGACGAATTAGAGTACAACTTTTACACTTCTCATCAGTTTCGCGGTGCCGCCGGCAATGTGATAAGGATTTTGCTCCACATTTAGCAAACACCTTACAATCTCTACGAGGTATTGATTGACACACATTCATGGCTTCCTCGCATTCAAGAATTTATTTACTACACGAGAAAGTACATCCTCATTCTCCGGCATCAGCCATTCTTTTGCAACGTTCCAAGCAATACTCATAGCAGGATTGAAGTTATCCTTCCTGACAGTGTGATGAGACAAACGTCCTTCAGTGGGCTTCAAACCCTTATCATGTAAGATACACAGTCCATTCTCGAAAAAAGCACAATACTCCTTACCAGCAACGGGCTGAATCATCGGAATAGCAATATTAATAACCCCTAAGAATATACCAGCAGCCCAGTTCGTCAGCGCTAACCTGTCGGCATAACCTGCATCAATAATTCGTTCAATATCATCAGGAGTACCTAAACATGGCGTATGACATTGTTGTTTACAAACACTGCATGAGCATTGTACAGGTACACGACCTGAAGCCCTCATTACCCTTTGTAATGAGGTTTCTTTTGATAATTCTCTCATAGTAAATTATTTGAGATACTACAGATTATTAAACATCGCCCCACAGCTTTACTGCAAGGTCATAATTTTTTTAGCCTCTTTTACTGCTTTATTGGCATAAGCCATAGCGTATGTATGCTCGCGTCGGTACTTACCGGACTTCAATCCTTCGTGATATTCTTTTGCTTGTTCCAACTTATGTTCGTAGAAATCTATACTTTCCGGCATGGACAAGTTTATCGTATTAGCCCTTTTTTCCCAATACTTCGCAACTCTTTCATGTTCGGCAGCC
This portion of the Bacteroides acidifaciens genome encodes:
- a CDS encoding phosphoadenosine phosphosulfate reductase family protein, whose amino-acid sequence is MKYYASVSFGKDSLAMLFMLIDKGYQLDEVVFYDTGMEFQAIYNTRDAVLPILKKLGIKYTELHPEQPFLWTMFERPVKKRGTNIIHKKGYSWCGGTCRWGTSEKLRALKTHTKDGIDYVGIAADETHRFEKEKRPNRVLPLRDWGITEADALQYCYTKGFVWHEDGVRLYELLDRVSCWCCGNKNLKELKNMYLYLPWYWKKLKELQLNTDRPYRRNSGENIFDLEERFKREMQQKGLL